A genomic stretch from uncultured Cohaesibacter sp. includes:
- a CDS encoding response regulator transcription factor, which produces MKEKTRIVIADDHALVREGIRARLELEETIEIVAEAEDGFQAIEKAQDFQPDILLLDISMPNCNGLEAAEKIRIVSPESRILFLSMHDTPEYVRAAVKSGASGFLLKNIGATDMVKAIKKISQGSYYFSKTIALDARKPAEEKPANPFNLTEREVEVLRGIALGKANKEIASDLGIGVRTVESHRQRMREKLGGGNAARLTHMAMELGLLDKSVPGTLTP; this is translated from the coding sequence ATGAAAGAAAAAACTCGTATAGTCATCGCAGATGACCATGCTCTGGTTAGAGAAGGCATACGTGCTCGCCTGGAGCTTGAAGAGACGATCGAAATCGTCGCTGAGGCCGAAGACGGTTTTCAGGCGATCGAAAAAGCACAGGACTTTCAGCCAGATATCCTTTTGCTCGACATCTCCATGCCCAATTGCAATGGCCTGGAAGCCGCCGAAAAAATCCGCATCGTCTCGCCGGAAAGCCGCATCCTCTTTTTGTCCATGCATGATACCCCCGAATATGTGCGCGCAGCCGTCAAGTCTGGCGCCTCGGGATTCCTTCTAAAGAATATCGGCGCCACCGATATGGTGAAAGCCATCAAGAAAATCTCACAAGGAAGCTATTATTTCTCGAAGACGATCGCCCTTGATGCCCGCAAGCCAGCAGAGGAAAAGCCCGCCAATCCCTTCAATCTGACAGAGAGGGAGGTCGAGGTCCTCAGAGGCATTGCTCTGGGCAAGGCCAACAAGGAGATTGCTAGCGATCTTGGTATCGGCGTCAGAACCGTTGAAAGCCATAGGCAGCGCATGAGAGAAAAGCTCGGCGGAGGCAATGCGGCGCGATTGACCCATATGGCCATGGAACTCGGGCTGCTCGATAAATCAGTCCCGGGCACCCTTACGCCCTGA